One Eublepharis macularius isolate TG4126 chromosome 6, MPM_Emac_v1.0, whole genome shotgun sequence DNA segment encodes these proteins:
- the IPMK gene encoding inositol polyphosphate multikinase produces the protein MWQPRRPPQEMATEPPRRARSAEAERLPRGVQLDEPPSPAASAEEAEEDGGKVPLFNGCVPLSHQVAGHMYGKDKGGILQHPDGTVLKQLQPPPRGPRELEFYNKVYAADCEDPVFLELRKYLPKYYGTWSPPTAPNDLYLKLEDVTHRFKKPCIMDVKIGQKSYDPYASAEKIKQQVSKYPLMEEIGFLVLGMRVYHIHSDSYETQNQHYGRGLTKDTIKDGMTRFFHNGYYLRKDAIVASIRKIKEILQWFESQKHLNFYASSLLFVYDGSSQMTTAWLNDGTLVEKRRVSRAQGPGDNTLEYNNNIRVISSPENGKLESSVSRGLSKMYALHKRHQSQISLKVETVEQDNIWKSSACFSQEHLNGNVIPQLEKVFCHRSTVVPENIEVEVRMIDFAHVFPSNTGDEGYIHGLKNLLTVLQNILDT, from the exons ATGTGGCAGCCACGGAGGCCGCCCCAGGAAATGGCCACCGAGCCCCCGCGCCGCGCGAGGAGCGCCGAGGCCGAGCGGCTTCCCCGGGGCGTCCAGCTCGACGAGCCGCCCAGCCCCGCCGCCTCGGCGGAAGAGGCAGAAGAGGATGGAGGGAAGGTGCCGCTCTTCAACGGCTGCGTGCCGCTCTCCCATCAGGTGGCCGGGCACATGTACGGCAAGGATAAGGGCG GAATACTGCAACATCCAGATGGTACTGTCTTGAAACAATTGCAGCCACCACCTCGAGGGCCCAGAGAACTAGAATTCTACAACAAG GTGTATGCTGCCGACTGTGAAGATCCTGTGTTTCTAGAATTGCGAAAATATTTGCCAAAATATTATGGGACCTGGTCACCACCTACTGCTCCCAATG ATTTGTACCTGAAACTGGAAGATGTGACCCATAGATTTAAAAAGCCATGTATAATGGATGTAAAAATAGGCCAGAAAAGCTATGATCCATATGCCTCAGCTGAGAAAATTAAACAGCAGGTCAGCAAGTACCCACTAATGGAGGAGATTGGGTTCTTGGTGCTTGGCATGAGG GTTTATCACATTCATTCTGACAGCTATGAGACGCAAAATCAGCACTATGGAAGAGGCTTAACGAAAGACACCATAAAAGATG GCATGACTCgatttttccataatggatactACCTGAGGAAAGATGCTATTGTTGCCAGTATTCGGAAGATTAAAGAAATCTTGCAGTGGTTTGAGAGCCAGAAGCATCTTAACTTTTATGCAAGTTCCTTACTGTTTGTCTATGATGGCTCTTCTCAGATGACGACAGCGTGGTTAAATGATGGTACTTTGGTTGAGAAGAGAAGAGTGTCCAGGGCCCAGGGACCAGGTGATAATACATTGgagtataataacaacattcgtgTAATCAGTTCTccagaaaatggcaaactagaATCCTCTGTAAGCAGAGGTTTGTCTAAAATGTATGCACTTCACAAAAGGCACCAGAGTCAAATTTCACTAAAAGTTGAAACTGTGGAACAAGACAACATATGGAAGAGCAGTGCTTGTTTTTCACAAGAACATCTGAATGGAAATGTTATACCTCAGTTGGAAAAAGTTTTCTGCCACAGGTCCACTGTGGTGCCTGAAAACATAGAGGTGGAAGTCCGGATGATAGATTTTGCACATGTGTTCCCCAGCAACACAGGAGATGAGGGCTACATTCATGGGCTGAAGAACTTACTTACTGTCCTTCAGAATATTTTAGATACCTGA